TTTAGCCAACAGGGCCGTCATAGTCACCCCTTTGCCTTTGATTTGTTTATAAAGTTGATCCAGTCCATCGGTGGTGATGGTGTAGCCCACTCGGAATGTAGGAGCGGCCATGGCGGCCACCATATTTTGCACCAAAGCTTTTTGGAAAGTGGTCAGGGGTACTGTCTGGCCGACGGGAACACTGGGGGTAGAGGTTACCCTTGGAGTAGGGGCAGGGGATGTTTTAGGAGCTGGGGCACTGGGGGCAGCGATGGAAGCAGTGACGGGTTTACCAGCGGCACTTTCAATATCTGCGGCCACAATTCTGCCGTGGGGGCCAGTGCCAGCAATGGTAGCTAAATCAACTTTTAACTCTTTGGCTAGTTTTTTCGCCCGGGGGGAAGCAATAATTCGCCCACTGCCTTTGCCATTGCCGTTACTGCTAGGGGCCGGAGTTGTCTCTATGGCAGTTGCACTGGCGATCGCCACTGGTTCAGGTTGTTGGGGGGCTGGGGTTGCAGTCGGAGCCGCACTAGAACCACCACCAGAGCCAGCTTTAGCTTGGGCTTCGGCAATTTCCGCTTCCGTTTCCACCACTAGGCCAAGGGTTGCCCCCACGGGAGCTTCTTCCCCTGCTGGAACTAGAATGGCGGCTAGGTAACCTTCGTTAAAGGACTCCACGTCCATATCTGCTTTGTCCGATTCCACCACCAAGACAGTTTCACCTTTTTCCACTTTGTCGCCGGGGGACTTAGTCCAAGAAACAATTTTCCCCTCGGTCATGGTGGAACTCAGGGCGGGCATGAAAATGTCGTAAATCATGGTGGTTTTATCTCTTAAATCTCTTGTAGATCCCTTGGAATACAGCGGATTAGGACTGCGGAAGACCGTTCAAATTCTATCAGATTTCTGCCGGGGGGTTAGTTAAGGAGCACTTTTCGACCATCTAGGCGATCGCCCAAAGGAAAATGTCAAAATGGGTTAGGATTATCCAGATCCATTGTTGATCAGTCAAGAAAATAGCAAACTGCCATGACCTCCTATTCCTCTGCAACGGCCCGCGCTGAAATGAGTGAACTGCGGCGCTTGAAAAGTTTACTGCCGCCGGAACTCCAAAGTTGGGTAATGGTGGAAGGCAGTACCGAAGTTAATCCCCCTCTGATCCGTTCGGAAGAATTGGGGCGGGATGAGATTGAAATTCAGGTGGATTTGGCCAAATGGGAAAACCTGGCCATTGACCAGCGGAATTTACTCTTTTGGCACGAAGTGGCCCGCATTCAGAGTGATACCATTCCCCGGGAAGGTTGGGAAATGGCTGCCTTGGCGATCGGTTTGGGGGGTGCAGTGGGGGAACTGTGGGTGCAAGATGGATTGCTCTTACTTTTAGCCCTGGGATTATGTGGCATTTCTGGCTACCGGCTCTGGCAAAAAAATAACGGTGAAAAACGGATCAAAGAGGCGATCGAGGCGGATGAAAAGGCCATTACCCTGGCTACCCGTTTCGGCTATACCTTGCCTAATGCCTACAAAAGTCTTGGCAGTGCTTTCAAAACATTAATCGAACAAACCCCCAACCGTCGTCAACGCAAACAGTATGAAACCCGTCTCCAAGCCCTGCGCCAAAGTGCAGCCAAAATGAAAGCTAAAACCCAAAAGGCCAAGGCTCTCTAAACATAGTTGATTGTCTAGTTAGTCAAAGTCCCTTGTCTCGGCATGGGCTGAGTTTGCCGCCACTGTGCATTTTTCCACAACCATCGTCACTACGGCGAATTGCAGGCTGGTAGAACTGGTTTGGTAAATGACCTGTGACTATCCATCAATTGAAGGCATTGGCAAGATGGAAACCTTCCAGAAGGAACGGGAATGCTGGTTCGATCGCTAATTCTGGACAGGATAACAAAACCAGTTGGTAATGTGGAAAAAGCTGTCTCCATGTCATTTGGACTGATGCCCTGTTTACTTTATTAACCCCACCATGGTTCAACTTTCCCCGACCCCTGCATCAACCCTGACTTACAAAGACGCAAATGGGCAAAATCGTACTGCTAGCTTGACCCTCGACGTGGGGGGCATGAAATGTGCCGGTTGTGTGGCGGCGGTGGAAAGACAATTGGATCAACTAACGGGAGTGACGGACAGTTGCGTCAATTTGGTCACAGCGGTGGCGGTGGTGCGTTATGAACCGGAAAAGATTCAACCCCAGGCGATCGCCGAACATTTGAGTCAGCGGGGATTTCCCAGTCAGATTCGTCATGGCCATGGCGCTATCCCTGCGACGATAGGGGAAAAAGAGACAAGGGAAAACGTTAACTGGGGTTTGACCATTGCCCTGGTGTTACTGCTCCTATCGGGGTTGGGGCATCTAAGCCATTTTGGTGGCCCCATGATTCCCTTTTTCCATCACCCCATATTTCATTGGAGCTTGGCAACCCTGGCGATCGCCATACCGGGGCGGGAAATTTTTCTTGATGGTTGGCGAGGTTTGAGATTTGGCCATGCCAACATGAACACTCTGGTGGCTTTGGGGACTGGCAGTGCGTACCTCACCAGTTGCATTGCCTGGGCTTGGCCTGGACTTGGCTGGGAATGCTTTTTTGATGAGCCGGTGATGTTGTTGGGGATGTTACTACTGGGCAGAACCCTGGAGAGTAAAGCAAGGCAAAAAGCCAAATCTGCGTTGACAGAATTATTGGCTTTGCAACCATCCCTAGCTCGGTTAGTGGGGCGGGGAGAGGACCAAGGAGAAACTGGCATTGAAATTCCTGTGGAACAGGTGCGGGTGGGGGAATGGGTACAGGTGCTCCCCGGGGAAAAAATCCCGGTGGATGGCATTCTGGTGGCGGGAAAAACCCTGGTGGACGAGTCCTTGTTAACCGGTGAATCCCTACCAGTGGCGAAAAATGTTGATGATGCCGTCATTGCGGGAGCTTGGAATCAGTCCGGAGCCATTATTATTGCCGCTACCCACATTGGAGCAGAAACCACTTTGGCTCGCATTATCCAACTGGTGGAAACGGCCCAAACCCAAAAAGCTCCCATGCAACGATTGGCTGATCAAGTGGCGGGCTGGTTTGCCTATGGGGTGTTGGCGATCGCCTTGGTAACGTTAGGCTTCTGGGCCATGGTGGGGCAATCCTTATTTCCCGAAATGGTGGCGGATACCGGACTTTCTCCCCTTTTGCTAGCTCTCAAATTGAGTGTTTCCGTCTTGGTGGTGGCTTGTCCCTGTGCTTTAGGTTTAGCCACCCCCACAGCGATTTTGGTGGGCACCAGTTTGGGAGCAGAACAGGGCATTCTGATCAAAGGGGGTAACATTCTCGAAATTCTTCAACGCACCACGGTGATGGCCTTCGACAAAACGGGCACCCTCACCCAGGGTAATTTGCAGTTAACCGATGCGGTGCCAGTGGCTGATATTACTGGGATTGAATTATTAACCCTAGCGGCTTCTGTGGAACAGGGAACTCGCCATCCCCTCGCCCAAGGCTTAATCTCCAGTGCCCAGGGTCTGGAACTATTGCCGGTGGAAAATATCGAAACGGAAGCGGGGCAAGGGGTTCAGGGTTGGTACCAAGGCGATCGCCTGTTGGTGGGAAATCAACAATGGCTCATGGAACAGGGGGTAATGGGGGAACCTCAATGGCAAACAGCGGTGGATCAACTGCTTGACCAGGGGAAAACCGTTATTTTTGTCGCTCGCAATCAGCAATTACAGGGATTTTTAGCCTTGCGGGATACTCTCCGACCGGAAGCCAAGGCCACCATTGCCCAACTGAAACAATGGGGTATTGCTCCCTTGCTGTTAACCGGCGACCATCCCGCCATTGCCCAGGCGATCGCCATGGAAGTAGGTATCGAGGAATTTCAAGCCCAGATGACCCCCCAGGCCAAGGTGGCCAAAATCAAGGCAATGCAAGGGTTTAACCCTGTATCAGTGATAGCGATGGTAGGGGACGGCATTAATGATGCTCCAGCCCTGGCCCAGGCCGATGTAGGCATTTCCCTCTCCGGGGCGACAGCGGTGGCCATGGAAACAGCCGATGTGGTGTTAATGCGCTCCCATCTTTCCGATGTGCTCAAAGCTTTGACCCTAAGTCGTAGCACAGTGGCTAAAATCAAGCAAAATCTCCTCTGGGCTTTGGGCTACAATCTCCTTGCCATTCCCCTGGCCGCTGGGGCATTCTTGCCTAGTTTTGCCATTGTGCTGACTCCGGCGATCGCCGCGGCTATGATGGCCAGTAGTTCCATTGTGGTGGTGTTGAATGCCCTAGCTTTGCGGTATCAATTTTCCCGTTCCCTTGGTCAAGATCCCGGTTAAGGTTCGGCGGGCAAAGAAGTGAACTACCTAAGCTATTTAAATCTCTGGCGAAGCTGGAGGCTTTTTTAGGCGGAATTAGGTTGATTTACCGTCAATTTAGCCCCTGATTTAAGGATTGCTTGGTTAGTTTGGTTAAGATTGATGAGGGTAAATTTTTGATCGTTTGCCCATTGGATCGATTGGGAACTAAACTTCGTCCAGTCTATTTGTCCGTTACCATCCGCTTTTTTTCTCCCCCGGCCATGTCTGATCCCTCGGCAAAACCCCTGCAAGAGCACATTTTGATCATCTTAGATGACGCTGGCCGTCGAGAAGTTTTACTCACTGAAACCTTCTACACCATCGGGCGATCGCCGAGGGCTGATATCCGCATCAAATCCCAATTTGTTTCCCGTATCCATGCGGTGCTGGTGCGTAAATCCTCCGACGATGTACAAGCCGCTTACCGAATTATTGACGGCGATGAAGATGGACAGAGTAGTGTCAATGGACTGATGATTAATGGCAAAAAAGTGCAAGAGCATATCATCCAAACCGGAGACGAAATTGTCATGGGTCCCCAGGTGTCTGTGCGCTACGAGTACCGTCGCCGGGACCAATTTGGTACTATGCCGGGCAACGAACAATTTGATATCACCCTCATTGACCCTGGCATGATTGACGATGAGGAGGAAATTCCTACCTCTGTTTCTTCCTCTCCCCCAGAAATGGAATAATTATTGGTGTGTTTGTTAGACGGTAATGACCAATGGGCGGCCGTAAATGGCAGAGTATTAAACGACAAAAAGCACGGGTGGATGCCCAGAAAGGTAAAACCACCACCCAACTTTCCCGGGCCATTATTGTGGCCGCTCGCCAGGGCATTCCCGATCCGGCGGGCAACTTCCAACTGCGGACAGCCATCGAAAAAGCCAGGGCCGCAGGGGTTCCCAATGACAGCATCGACCGGGCGATCGCCAAGGGGGCAGGCACCTATGAGGATGGGGAAAGTAATTACGAGGAAATGCGCTACGAAGGCTATGGCCCAGGGGGAGTAGCAGTGTTAATTGAAGCCCTCACCGATAACCGCAACCGCACGGCGGCAGATCTACGGGCGGCATTTAGCAAAAAAGGTGGAAATTTGGGGGAAACCGGTTGTGTCAGTTGGATGTTTAGCCAAAAAGGGGTAATTCGCTTAGTAGGGGAACTGGAGGAAGAAAAGTTACTGGAAGCCTTGCTGGAAGGGGAAGGGGAAAGCTACGAATGGCTGGACGAGGAAGATGGGGGTGGGGTGGAAGTTTTCAGTGCAGTGAATCAACTGGAAAACCTCAACCAAGTGTTACAGAACCACGGCTTCACCATTGCAGAGACGGAACTGCGTTGGTTACCGGAAAATACCATTGAAATTGCCGAGCCAGACCAAGCCAAGGCCCTTATGCAAATGATCGACACATTGGAATCCTTGGACGATGTGCAATCGGTCACCAGCAACTTTGAGTTAACGGAAGAGTTGTTAGCCCTGGCGGGGTAGGCGGTGAGATACTGGGGAAGCGGAATGTTGATCCATTTTTCAGCATCCTCCCCTATCCACTGTTTCCTGGTGGTCTTTCCCCCAACTAATTTTTAAAGAGGCGAGTGCAGTGCAATTGACTAAAGGGTTAGAAGTCGAAATCTATACCGGCAAGAAAACCGGTGAGATTGTGGGGCTTTCCGATCGCATTGTGCGGGATTTGAGTGGCTTTGTGCGGGAGCCGGACAGCCGCAATGTGGAATACACTACACCTCCGCTAAATAGTTACGATCGCCTGTTGTGTGGAATTCTTCAGCCCCGTCGTCAATTACGCCATTACCTCAGTCAACTAGGGGAAGACTACACATTAATACCGGGCAGTTGCTTGGCCCTGGGGGGGACGGATACCTTTTACCGTTCTGACCCCCAAAATCCTTACCATACCTACATCGAACAAACCTACAGTACCCAGGTGGTCACCGCCAGCATTCACATCAATATAGGTATTCCTGATGTGGAGGAGTTGATCCGGGCCTGTCGTTTAGTGAGGATGGAAGCCCCGTTATATCTTGCCCTCAGTGCATCTTCCCCTTTTCTGAATGGCCAGGTAACAGGCTACCATTCCAGCCGTTGGCAGATGTTCCCCAAAACCCCCCAGGAGGTGCCCCTGTTTACAAGCCATGGCCATTTTGTGCAATGGACAGAGGAGCAATTGACCTTGGGCACTATGCAAAATGTCCGCCATCTTTGGTCAGCGGTGCGTCCCAACGGCGATAATCGACCCCATAACCTGAACCGTTTGGAATTACGGATCTGCGATTTGGTCACTAACCCCCTCTCCCTCCTGGCGATCGTGGCCCTACTGGAAGCCCGGTTACAACAAATGCTGGCCGATCCCACCCTGGACCCCCTCCAACAAAGTCAACTTACCCCCTCGGAATTGCTAGCCCTAGCGGATCAAAATGAAATCTCCGCCGCCGTTAGTAGCCTGGACAGCACCCTGCACCATTGGCGGGATGGTCGGGCGATCGCCGCCAGAGAATGGATTGAGGAGTTATACCAGTCAGTACAGCTGGAAGCTAAATACCAGGGCTTTGCTTGCTTTTTGCCACCATTGCGAAAAATTTTGCGGGAAGGCAACCAGGCCCAACAATGGCTTACCCAATATGAACAGGGGAAAACGCCCCAAACCATTGTCCAGGAAGCGATTCTGCAAACGGAGATGGAGGAAGCCATCCTGGCCCAGGACCTCTGCTTACCCCTGAGCAAAGCCCGGGATGAAATACTAAGTTTGGTGTGATGGCTTCGGTAGCCGATAAAAAATCATAAACTTTTGCCGAGGGGACAGTTTAATAACTGTTGGTTATCGATAGTTTGTGATCTCCGTCACCGGCATGACAAAATATTTTTGCCCATTTTTGCGGTAAATATCAATTAAATTGTTCAAAAATAGTCTTTATGGTCAAATTAGTCCTAGTTAATCCCCAAATCCCCCCTAATACTGGTAATATCGCCCGAACTTGTGCCGCCACTGGGACAGAATTGCATCTGGTCGGCCCCCTAGGTTTTGAATTGGGTGATCGTTATCTCAAACGGGCAGGATTAGACTATTGGCCCTATGTTGACCTCCATTACCACAACAGTTGTGAAGAATTTATTACCCATTGGCGTGGTCAAGGGGGTAACCTGCTCGGTTTTAGTGTCACTGGCACGGTTAATTTCTGGGACTACACCTACCAATCCACGGATTGGCTGATGATGGGCAGTGAAACAGATGGTTTACCCCAGATGATGCGGGATTTATCTACCCAGTTACTTTGCATTCCCATGCCCCACTCCGAGGTAAGGAGCTTGAATTTGGCCTCCAGCGCCGCCATTGCTCTGTTTGAGGCCGGACGACAGTTACGCAGTCTTGGCTAGGAAACCCCGTCACTACCATCGAGTTGGGCAAGAAGGACAAAATCGAACTAGTGAACTGATAAGAAATTGTGATGGCCGGAGCGAATTAGCCAAGGGGTCGATTCAATTAAAATTTCTGATTAAAAATAAACTTAGGACTGATGATTCTCGGCGATCGCCAGGGGATTTTTTTTCAGAAAAGAGGACAAAGCAGCCAGGGAAAAAGCTTGGCAGGGCAAGGAAATTTGCCAGAAACAAAAACCGGAGGGCTACGTCTAGGGGGTCAGTTAACCACTGATCTAGATTCGTTACTATTTTTCACAACTCTGTAAAAGCGGGAATTTCCACCAGCTTGTCGAATCATTGAAAGCAGGTTAATCTTTCTTAGCAGTCTTCATTCTTCATTAGGTATATTGGCTCAGTCAGATTCAGTCGTGGAATTTAATCTCCCATTAAACCTGAAATGACTGGGGCGGTCTAACAATCTAGTTCTAGGTTTTAGGCTCATTCACACACAAGGAGGTTCTTCTTGAAAGACGTACTCAATCAACCGGCGACATTTTTTCCCTCGTGTCCATCTCCGCCTATGGAGATTAATTCCTATGATGGAAGCACTAAACAGGAGGGTACTGTGCCCCTGGGCGAAGGATACCGTCGGGTTCGCCGCTCTGCTGCAATGGTGGGTTTAGCCGTTTCCATGGGAGCAACGAGTATGTTGTTTTCCCAAACCGCCACCGCCGCCGCCAGTTCTGGCAACTCCCCCTTGGTTGCGGTGAGTAATTTATCCCTAGACCAATCCCATGGCTCCTCCACTGAGCCGATGCTGGCTTCCCCTTCCCTGAAGCACCAAGTCAAAGAAGGAGAGTCCCTTTGGCAAATTAGCCAAGCTTTTCAAGTGGACGCCAAGGCCATTGCCCTGGCCAACAGCATCAGCACTGATACGGAACTACAAGCGGGACAAGTACTGAATATTCCCAGACCTAGTTCTTCTGCAAAAGCAGTTCAAGACCAAGTCCCCGCCGCCACCATCCCGCCCCTGGCTCCCCTGGAGCAGACTGATTCCATGGTTGTCTCTTCATCCTTAGCTCCCGGTCAGTCTTCCAGCACCGCTAATACCACTGCTGTTAAGCCCAAAGCCCAAACTTTAGTTGCCGATGTGAGTCGCCCCATGCAGGGCACCGTCATTGAACCGTTGGAAGAGAAGTTAACTTCCCAAAGAATTAAAAGTACTGCTGAAGATGCGGGCATCAAGCTCGATACAAAAGCTTCCCTGCCCAGCCCCGTAGAGGTGGCTGCCGCCGCCCATGGCGATCGCCCCATTCCCATTGCCGTAGTGGGCCCGGAAGAGTTCACTGCCATTGAAGTTCAGCCCAGCTCCAGCCCAGCCAATCCCCAGTCTTTGCCCGTACCGGCTCTCCCTGCTGTGGCCCCAGCGCCCACGAGAGCCCAACGACAAGATGAGTCTTTGGCTTCCGGAGAGGATATTTCCTTAGATAATCTCCGTCAGAATGGCATGGCCCAGCCGGTCCAACCAGTGGAAACTGCATTAAATCTTGACCAGCCCGTGGCGATCGCCGTTATCCCTCCCGAAACTGAACCGGAGATTATTACCAGATCCCCATTACCCAGTGCTCCGGTAGTCCTGGAAACCGGCCCGGCCGTTGCGGCCTTGCCCTCTCCCTCCAATGTTGCTCCCGCTAGTGCCGAACAAATATCCTACCAAGTGAAGCCAGGGGACACCCTCAGTCAGATTGCCCGCAGCCATGACATTCAGCCGGAGAAAATCCAACAAGCCAATGGTTTGAGTAATCCTGACGAGATTAAGGCAGAGCAGATTTTAGTGATTCCTCCTCCCAACACTGTGGCGGCAGTGCCGGAACCCACCCCCCCCAGCTTGCCCAGCTTTGTTTCTACCCAGCCAACGGCCTCAACAATCGTAGCCAGGGCCCAGGCAGAACCCGAGGCCCAGTACCAGACTCAACTAAGGGCAGAGGTAACCCAACTCAATCAAACTCAACCGATCAGGACTCCTATGGTACCTCGAAGTGCCCTGACCGTTGCCCGCCAAGTTAATAACGAACCAGTTCCTGATTGGCAAGCCCGTTCCCCCCAAGCCCTACCGGCCAAGTTCAACCAGCCCCGGCAGGATCTAGCCCAGTTGCAACGGCAATATTCTCCCCAGGCACAAAGAAGTCAGTTTTCCACCTCCGTCGGCCAGT
The genomic region above belongs to Synechocystis sp. PCC 6803 substr. PCC-P and contains:
- a CDS encoding peptidoglycan DD-metalloendopeptidase family protein, giving the protein MEINSYDGSTKQEGTVPLGEGYRRVRRSAAMVGLAVSMGATSMLFSQTATAAASSGNSPLVAVSNLSLDQSHGSSTEPMLASPSLKHQVKEGESLWQISQAFQVDAKAIALANSISTDTELQAGQVLNIPRPSSSAKAVQDQVPAATIPPLAPLEQTDSMVVSSSLAPGQSSSTANTTAVKPKAQTLVADVSRPMQGTVIEPLEEKLTSQRIKSTAEDAGIKLDTKASLPSPVEVAAAAHGDRPIPIAVVGPEEFTAIEVQPSSSPANPQSLPVPALPAVAPAPTRAQRQDESLASGEDISLDNLRQNGMAQPVQPVETALNLDQPVAIAVIPPETEPEIITRSPLPSAPVVLETGPAVAALPSPSNVAPASAEQISYQVKPGDTLSQIARSHDIQPEKIQQANGLSNPDEIKAEQILVIPPPNTVAAVPEPTPPSLPSFVSTQPTASTIVARAQAEPEAQYQTQLRAEVTQLNQTQPIRTPMVPRSALTVARQVNNEPVPDWQARSPQALPAKFNQPRQDLAQLQRQYSPQAQRSQFSTSVGQSQIVGAAPSPVQGYNDTIQIPVIQEVSPELPGLSTPDFPRSPGQFNGYIWPAKGVFTSGFGPRWGRMHRGIDIAAPIGTPIMAAASGEVVFSGWNSGGFGNLVKIRHGDGSVTYYAHNNRLLVRRGEYVEQGQQIAEMGSTGRSTGPHLHFEIRVGGTNAVNPVALLPRSR
- a CDS encoding FHA domain-containing protein, whose protein sequence is MSDPSAKPLQEHILIILDDAGRREVLLTETFYTIGRSPRADIRIKSQFVSRIHAVLVRKSSDDVQAAYRIIDGDEDGQSSVNGLMINGKKVQEHIIQTGDEIVMGPQVSVRYEYRRRDQFGTMPGNEQFDITLIDPGMIDDEEEIPTSVSSSPPEME
- a CDS encoding DUF3318 domain-containing protein → MTSYSSATARAEMSELRRLKSLLPPELQSWVMVEGSTEVNPPLIRSEELGRDEIEIQVDLAKWENLAIDQRNLLFWHEVARIQSDTIPREGWEMAALAIGLGGAVGELWVQDGLLLLLALGLCGISGYRLWQKNNGEKRIKEAIEADEKAITLATRFGYTLPNAYKSLGSAFKTLIEQTPNRRQRKQYETRLQALRQSAAKMKAKTQKAKAL
- a CDS encoding dihydrolipoamide acetyltransferase family protein, encoding MIYDIFMPALSSTMTEGKIVSWTKSPGDKVEKGETVLVVESDKADMDVESFNEGYLAAILVPAGEEAPVGATLGLVVETEAEIAEAQAKAGSGGGSSAAPTATPAPQQPEPVAIASATAIETTPAPSSNGNGKGSGRIIASPRAKKLAKELKVDLATIAGTGPHGRIVAADIESAAGKPVTASIAAPSAPAPKTSPAPTPRVTSTPSVPVGQTVPLTTFQKALVQNMVAAMAAPTFRVGYTITTDGLDQLYKQIKGKGVTMTALLAKAVALALKKHPIVNASYTDQGIIYHKDVNIALAVAMPDGGLITPVLQNADQVDIYSLSRRWKELVERARAKQLQPEEYSTGTFTISNLGMFGVDRFDAILPPGQGGILAVGASRPQVVANEEGLIGTKRQMAVNVTCDHRVIYGAHAAAFLKDLAVIIEENAQSLTM
- the gshA gene encoding glutamate--cysteine ligase; amino-acid sequence: MQLTKGLEVEIYTGKKTGEIVGLSDRIVRDLSGFVREPDSRNVEYTTPPLNSYDRLLCGILQPRRQLRHYLSQLGEDYTLIPGSCLALGGTDTFYRSDPQNPYHTYIEQTYSTQVVTASIHINIGIPDVEELIRACRLVRMEAPLYLALSASSPFLNGQVTGYHSSRWQMFPKTPQEVPLFTSHGHFVQWTEEQLTLGTMQNVRHLWSAVRPNGDNRPHNLNRLELRICDLVTNPLSLLAIVALLEARLQQMLADPTLDPLQQSQLTPSELLALADQNEISAAVSSLDSTLHHWRDGRAIAAREWIEELYQSVQLEAKYQGFACFLPPLRKILREGNQAQQWLTQYEQGKTPQTIVQEAILQTEMEEAILAQDLCLPLSKARDEILSLV
- the trmL gene encoding tRNA (uridine(34)/cytosine(34)/5-carboxymethylaminomethyluridine(34)-2'-O)-methyltransferase TrmL → MVKLVLVNPQIPPNTGNIARTCAATGTELHLVGPLGFELGDRYLKRAGLDYWPYVDLHYHNSCEEFITHWRGQGGNLLGFSVTGTVNFWDYTYQSTDWLMMGSETDGLPQMMRDLSTQLLCIPMPHSEVRSLNLASSAAIALFEAGRQLRSLG
- a CDS encoding cation-translocating P-type ATPase; translated protein: MVQLSPTPASTLTYKDANGQNRTASLTLDVGGMKCAGCVAAVERQLDQLTGVTDSCVNLVTAVAVVRYEPEKIQPQAIAEHLSQRGFPSQIRHGHGAIPATIGEKETRENVNWGLTIALVLLLLSGLGHLSHFGGPMIPFFHHPIFHWSLATLAIAIPGREIFLDGWRGLRFGHANMNTLVALGTGSAYLTSCIAWAWPGLGWECFFDEPVMLLGMLLLGRTLESKARQKAKSALTELLALQPSLARLVGRGEDQGETGIEIPVEQVRVGEWVQVLPGEKIPVDGILVAGKTLVDESLLTGESLPVAKNVDDAVIAGAWNQSGAIIIAATHIGAETTLARIIQLVETAQTQKAPMQRLADQVAGWFAYGVLAIALVTLGFWAMVGQSLFPEMVADTGLSPLLLALKLSVSVLVVACPCALGLATPTAILVGTSLGAEQGILIKGGNILEILQRTTVMAFDKTGTLTQGNLQLTDAVPVADITGIELLTLAASVEQGTRHPLAQGLISSAQGLELLPVENIETEAGQGVQGWYQGDRLLVGNQQWLMEQGVMGEPQWQTAVDQLLDQGKTVIFVARNQQLQGFLALRDTLRPEAKATIAQLKQWGIAPLLLTGDHPAIAQAIAMEVGIEEFQAQMTPQAKVAKIKAMQGFNPVSVIAMVGDGINDAPALAQADVGISLSGATAVAMETADVVLMRSHLSDVLKALTLSRSTVAKIKQNLLWALGYNLLAIPLAAGAFLPSFAIVLTPAIAAAMMASSSIVVVLNALALRYQFSRSLGQDPG
- a CDS encoding YebC/PmpR family DNA-binding transcriptional regulator, which produces MGGRKWQSIKRQKARVDAQKGKTTTQLSRAIIVAARQGIPDPAGNFQLRTAIEKARAAGVPNDSIDRAIAKGAGTYEDGESNYEEMRYEGYGPGGVAVLIEALTDNRNRTAADLRAAFSKKGGNLGETGCVSWMFSQKGVIRLVGELEEEKLLEALLEGEGESYEWLDEEDGGGVEVFSAVNQLENLNQVLQNHGFTIAETELRWLPENTIEIAEPDQAKALMQMIDTLESLDDVQSVTSNFELTEELLALAG